A genome region from Hevea brasiliensis isolate MT/VB/25A 57/8 chromosome 9, ASM3005281v1, whole genome shotgun sequence includes the following:
- the LOC110672917 gene encoding uncharacterized protein LOC110672917 isoform X1 yields MLKPELLAMKGGVFSAPGDFVYFKSQVPFHKIPMGTKQWRYYDFGPKVVPPLICFPGVAGTADVYYKQIMSLSMKGYRVISVDIPRVWNRHEWIQAFEKFLDVIDVHHIHIYGTSLGGFLAQAFAQHRPRQVRSLILSNTFLETHSFAAAMPWAPVYMVIHDAHLYCCINFVIGGIIGIFHIRMQYFIASYSGK; encoded by the exons ATGTTGAAGCCGGAATTATTAGCAATGAAAGGCGGCGTCTTCTCGGCGCCCGGTGATTTTGTTTACTTCAAGTCTCAAGTTCCTTTCCACAAGATCCCT atGGGCACTAAGCAATGGCGATACTATGATTTTGGTCCTAAAGTGGTTCCGCCACTAATTTGCTTTCCTGGAGTAGCAGGGACGGCAGATGTTTACTATAAACAGATTATGTCATTGTCAATGAAG GGTTATCGGGTGATTTCAGTTGATATTCCACGTGTATGGAATCGTCATGAGTGGATTCAAGCATTTGAAAAGTTCTTGGATGTCATTGATGTTCATCAT ATACATATTTATGGCACATCTCTTGGGGGTTTCTTAGCACAAGCTTTTGCACAGCATCGTCCAAGACAAGTGAGATCATTGATACTGTCAAATACATTCTTGGAGACACATAGTTTTGCAGCTGCAATGCCATGGGCTCCTGTGTATATGGTCATTCATGATGCCCATCTTTACTGTTGTATTAACTTTGTCATTGGTGGAATCATTGGCATTTTTCATATCAGAATGCAATATTTCATTGCATCATATAGTGGGAAATAA
- the LOC110672917 gene encoding uncharacterized protein LOC110672917 isoform X2: protein MKMGTKQWRYYDFGPKVVPPLICFPGVAGTADVYYKQIMSLSMKGYRVISVDIPRVWNRHEWIQAFEKFLDVIDVHHIHIYGTSLGGFLAQAFAQHRPRQVRSLILSNTFLETHSFAAAMPWAPVYMVIHDAHLYCCINFVIGGIIGIFHIRMQYFIASYSGK, encoded by the exons ATGAAG atGGGCACTAAGCAATGGCGATACTATGATTTTGGTCCTAAAGTGGTTCCGCCACTAATTTGCTTTCCTGGAGTAGCAGGGACGGCAGATGTTTACTATAAACAGATTATGTCATTGTCAATGAAG GGTTATCGGGTGATTTCAGTTGATATTCCACGTGTATGGAATCGTCATGAGTGGATTCAAGCATTTGAAAAGTTCTTGGATGTCATTGATGTTCATCAT ATACATATTTATGGCACATCTCTTGGGGGTTTCTTAGCACAAGCTTTTGCACAGCATCGTCCAAGACAAGTGAGATCATTGATACTGTCAAATACATTCTTGGAGACACATAGTTTTGCAGCTGCAATGCCATGGGCTCCTGTGTATATGGTCATTCATGATGCCCATCTTTACTGTTGTATTAACTTTGTCATTGGTGGAATCATTGGCATTTTTCATATCAGAATGCAATATTTCATTGCATCATATAGTGGGAAATAA
- the LOC110672917 gene encoding uncharacterized protein LOC110672917 isoform X3 yields the protein MLKPELLAMKGGVFSAPGDFVYFKSQVPFHKIPMGTKQWRYYDFGPKVVPPLICFPGVAGTADVYYKQIMSLSMKGYRVISVDIPRVWNRHEWIQAFEKFLDVIDVHHTCRLWRSELLILVKCL from the exons ATGTTGAAGCCGGAATTATTAGCAATGAAAGGCGGCGTCTTCTCGGCGCCCGGTGATTTTGTTTACTTCAAGTCTCAAGTTCCTTTCCACAAGATCCCT atGGGCACTAAGCAATGGCGATACTATGATTTTGGTCCTAAAGTGGTTCCGCCACTAATTTGCTTTCCTGGAGTAGCAGGGACGGCAGATGTTTACTATAAACAGATTATGTCATTGTCAATGAAG GGTTATCGGGTGATTTCAGTTGATATTCCACGTGTATGGAATCGTCATGAGTGGATTCAAGCATTTGAAAAGTTCTTGGATGTCATTGATGTTCATCAT ACGTGTAGGTTGTGGAGATCAGAATTACTGATTCTTGTTAAATGTTTATGA
- the LOC110672878 gene encoding UDP-glucuronate 4-epimerase 5, which yields MSSLLDTTPPSTPGKLKPDKSATYLHPHHRSLRLHSSLSKLTFYSFLFLILFLFFFLLSPPSPSPPRQVETDPLGGPLWEKKVVKSARPKVRAGLTVLVTGAAGFVGTHVSVALKRRGDGVLGLDNFNHYYDTSLKRARQKVLERSGVFIVEGDINDMVLLKKLFDVVLFTHVMQLAAQAGVRYAMQNPKSYVHSNIGGFVNLLEVCKSANPQPVVVWASSSSVYGLNTKVPFSEKDRTDQPASLYAATKKAGEEIAHTYNHIYGLSITGLRFFTVYGPWGRPDMAYFFFTKDILKGKEIGVFETADGRSVARDFTYIDDIVKGCLVALDTAKKSTGSGGKKRGPAQLRVFNLGNTSPVPVSRLVGILERLLKKKAKKKVLPLPRNGDVEFTHANISFAQRELGYKPTTDLETGLKKFVRWYLSYYSGSKKKSSW from the coding sequence ATGTCGTCACTCCTTGATACTACACCACCTTCCACACCAGGCAAGCTTAAACCGGACAAATCCGCGACTTACCTTCACCCTCATCACCGTTCTCTCCGATTGCACTCCTCTCTCTCCAAACTCACTTTCTATTCGTTTCTTTTCcttattctctttctcttcttcttcctcctctctcctccctctccTTCTCCTCCCCGCCAAGTCGAAACCGATCCACTTGGGGGCCCTCTCTGGGAGAAAAAGGTCGTCAAATCCGCGCGTCCCAAGGTACGCGCTGGCCTAACCGTTTTGGTCACTGGTGCTGCTGGCTTTGTGGGAACCCATGTCTCGGTCGCGCTGAAGCGTCGGGGCGACGGCGTTCTTGGCCTCGACAATTTCAATCACTACTACGATACCAGCCTGAAAAGAGCCCGACAAAAGGTATTAGAACGATCTGGGGTTTTTATAGTGGAAGGGGATATCAATGACATGGTATTATTAAAGAAGCTTTTTGATGTGGTGCTTTTTACCCATGTAATGCAACTAGCTGCTCAAGCTGGGGTGCGTTACGCAATGCAAAATCCCAAGTCTTATGTTCATAGCAACATTGGTGGATTTGTCAATTTGCTTGAGGTTTGTAAATCAGCGAACCCGCAACCTGTGGTTGTGTGGGCGTCTTCGAGTTCTGTCTATGGGCTTAATACGAAAGTACCCTTTTCAGAGAAGGATAGGACTGATCAGCCTGCTAGTTTATACGCAGCAACTAAGAAGGCAGGAGAGGAAATTGCTCACACTTACAATCATATTTATGGTCTCTCCATTACTGGGTTGCGGTTTTTCACGGTTTATGGGCCATGGGGAAGGCCCGACATGGCGTATTTCTTTTTTACTAAGGATATTTTGAAGGGGAAGGAGATTGGTGTCTTTGAGACAGCTGATGGAAGGAGTGTGGCGAGGGATTTCACCTACATTGACGACATTGTGAAGGGGTGTTTGGTGGCATTGGATACTGCAAAGAAGAGTACTGGGAGTGGAGGGAAGAAGAGGGGGCCAGCGCAATTGAGGGTCTTTAATTTGGGGAATACATCGCCAGTACCTGTGAGTCGTCTCGTTGGCATATTGGAGAGACTATTGAAGAAGAAGGCTAAGAAGAAGGTGCTGCCATTGCCTAGAAATGGTGATGTGGAGTTTACACACGCCAATATTAGTTTTGCGCAGAGAGAGCTTGGTTATAAGCCTACAACTGATTTGGAAACTGGGCTTAAGAAGTTTGTGAGATGGTACCTCAGTTATTATTCAGGGTCAAAGAAGAAGAGTTCCTGGTGA